The following proteins come from a genomic window of Solwaraspora sp. WMMA2065:
- a CDS encoding proline iminopeptidase-family hydrolase has translation MAVAAHDKGLVPFGEYQTWYRVTRPAGAGRPALVVVHGGPGSTHDYLLNLAGLAEHGWPVVHYDQIGNGGSTRLPDRGADFWTVELFLAELDNLLRSLGVADDYVLFGHSWGGPLVARHAATRPAGLRGLVVANAPASYPLWLQEARRLRQALPAGVNETLLRHEQAGTTDSQEYFTAMRVFYDRHVCRVTPWPRDYLASFMEIANDPTVYLTMNGPSEFHVIGTLRDWSVVDCLADIRVPTLVLSGRHDEATPATLQPYLDRVPGARWVVFEESSHLPHLEEPERFAEVLLEFLTELKGEGTHG, from the coding sequence ATGGCAGTGGCTGCGCACGACAAGGGACTCGTGCCGTTCGGGGAGTACCAGACGTGGTACCGGGTGACCAGACCGGCCGGCGCGGGCCGGCCGGCGCTGGTCGTGGTGCACGGCGGTCCGGGCAGCACCCACGACTACCTGCTGAACCTGGCCGGGCTGGCCGAACACGGCTGGCCGGTGGTGCACTACGACCAGATCGGCAACGGCGGCTCCACCCGCCTGCCCGACCGGGGCGCCGACTTCTGGACCGTCGAGCTGTTCCTCGCCGAGCTGGACAACCTGCTGCGCTCGCTCGGTGTCGCCGACGACTACGTGTTGTTCGGCCATTCGTGGGGTGGCCCGCTGGTGGCCCGGCACGCGGCGACCCGTCCGGCCGGGCTGCGCGGCCTGGTCGTCGCCAACGCGCCGGCTTCGTATCCACTGTGGCTGCAGGAGGCGCGACGGCTGCGCCAGGCGTTGCCGGCCGGGGTGAACGAGACCCTGCTCCGCCACGAGCAGGCGGGGACCACCGACAGCCAGGAGTACTTCACCGCCATGCGGGTGTTCTACGACCGGCACGTCTGCCGGGTCACGCCGTGGCCACGGGACTATCTGGCGTCGTTCATGGAGATCGCGAACGACCCGACGGTGTACCTGACCATGAACGGCCCGAGCGAGTTCCACGTCATCGGTACGCTGCGGGACTGGTCCGTCGTCGACTGCCTGGCCGACATCCGGGTGCCCACCCTGGTGCTGTCCGGCCGGCACGACGAGGCGACCCCGGCGACGTTGCAGCCGTACCTGGACCGGGTGCCCGGTGCCCGGTGGGTGGTCTTCGAGGAGTCCAGTCACCTGCCGCACCTGGAGGAGCCGGAGCGCTTCGCCGAGGTGCTGCTGGAGTTCCTCACCGAACTGAAGGGGGAGGGCACGCATGGCTGA
- a CDS encoding ACP S-malonyltransferase: protein MAEGRTALVFPGMGPTGFAEVGRFMLANPYARELTATADEVLGYPLLERYRTGGDYSEAAQVAFFVNCLALARWSEQGGTVPDFCVGPSFGEKPLIAYVGALPVPQAIWLTAQLARRMEEYFATEHRDVVTHSFTRTPEPLLREVLDELAGQGEWHEISCYVDHDFHMLSLREHMLDWLAARLRSAGGLPLYTMRPPMHCAAFAPLRDIVAREVLDGLEFADPAVPVVADQDGTLVTTGAGVRQMLLDSFVRPLRWPDVVASLRTRGVREVRVCGPDRLFGRVRATTAAFEVVAVTPRLALQPRRSTAAV, encoded by the coding sequence ATGGCTGAGGGGCGTACCGCGCTGGTGTTCCCGGGCATGGGACCCACCGGCTTCGCCGAGGTCGGCCGGTTCATGCTGGCCAACCCGTACGCGCGGGAGCTGACCGCGACCGCCGACGAGGTCCTCGGATACCCGTTGCTGGAGCGCTACCGCACCGGCGGCGACTACTCGGAGGCCGCGCAGGTGGCCTTCTTTGTCAACTGCCTGGCGCTGGCCCGCTGGAGCGAGCAGGGCGGGACGGTGCCGGACTTCTGCGTCGGGCCGAGCTTCGGTGAGAAGCCGCTGATCGCCTACGTCGGCGCGTTGCCGGTACCGCAGGCCATCTGGCTTACCGCGCAGCTGGCCCGTCGGATGGAGGAGTACTTCGCCACCGAGCACCGTGACGTGGTGACACACTCGTTCACCCGTACACCGGAGCCGCTGCTGCGGGAGGTGCTCGACGAGCTCGCCGGGCAAGGGGAGTGGCACGAGATCTCCTGCTACGTGGATCATGACTTCCACATGCTGTCGCTGCGGGAACACATGCTCGACTGGCTGGCGGCGAGGCTGCGGTCGGCGGGCGGACTCCCGCTCTACACGATGCGTCCGCCGATGCACTGCGCCGCCTTCGCGCCGTTGCGCGACATCGTGGCGCGGGAGGTGCTCGACGGGCTTGAGTTCGCCGACCCGGCGGTGCCGGTCGTCGCCGATCAGGACGGCACGCTGGTCACCACCGGAGCGGGGGTGCGCCAGATGCTGCTGGACAGCTTCGTCCGGCCGCTGCGTTGGCCCGACGTGGTCGCATCGCTTCGTACGCGGGGCGTGCGTGAGGTGCGCGTCTGCGGGCCCGACCGGTTGTTCGGCCGGGTGCGGGCGACCACTGCGGCGTTCGAGGTGGTCGCTGTCACGCCCCGGCTTGCCCTGCAGCCGAGACGGTCCACCGCGGCGGTCTGA
- a CDS encoding acyl carrier protein: MWDDQFETLLRQHLPFIGDDEKLSPESSLRDFGLDSLGTVELLAAIESAYTVRFTDEALAMESFATPEVLWTTLSAVRMQAA; encoded by the coding sequence ATGTGGGACGACCAGTTCGAGACACTGCTCCGCCAACACCTGCCATTCATCGGCGACGACGAGAAGCTGTCGCCGGAAAGCTCGCTGCGTGATTTCGGTCTCGATTCACTCGGGACCGTCGAACTGCTCGCCGCGATCGAGTCGGCGTACACGGTGCGGTTCACCGACGAGGCGTTGGCGATGGAGTCGTTCGCTACCCCGGAGGTGCTCTGGACGACGCTGTCGGCGGTCCGGATGCAGGCCGCCTGA
- a CDS encoding AMP-binding protein has protein sequence MSARFMRGLETAPDQPAIRINSDTLSYAEAHRTALRWAAVLTEHAGGRPAPVGVLAAGSIPAYVGILAALYAGATVVPLHPDFPPARTRAMLDAAGVTVVVTDEPAVAGLPASLPAGRDVAVLVAGQDPQPRSPLRMLPGRSGRPLPAPRPVLPGDAAYMLFTSGSTGRPKGVPITHASLAHYFRLLDQRYDFDSADVFSQTFDLNFDCAMFDLFCAWGAGAQLLRVPGQAYRDLPGFLAAHQVSVWFSTPSSIGLVRRLGGLGAGSLPTLRRSFFAGEALRCRDAAHWQDAAVNSTVENLYGPTELTITVTRHRYGAGSHQLAVNGVVPIGPLHDGHQQLLVDEAGQPVADEGELWVSGPQLAPGYLDPADGDGRFVVRDGRTWYRTGDRVRRTSGGELLYLGRLDAQVQVHGWRVELAEIEHAVRGCVGVDDAAVLDVTVDDTTELVVFYTGRPAAVVELTRQLRQSLPQRLVPRSYEHRDELPLNANRKVDRPALRARAREMVTGFPKLAPA, from the coding sequence TTGTCGGCACGATTCATGCGAGGGCTGGAGACCGCCCCGGACCAGCCGGCGATCCGGATCAATTCCGACACGCTCAGTTATGCCGAGGCGCACCGGACGGCACTGCGCTGGGCGGCGGTGCTGACCGAGCACGCCGGGGGGCGACCCGCTCCGGTCGGGGTCCTGGCGGCGGGCAGCATTCCGGCGTACGTCGGGATCCTCGCCGCCCTGTACGCCGGCGCCACGGTCGTTCCGCTGCATCCCGACTTCCCGCCGGCCCGTACCCGGGCCATGCTCGACGCCGCCGGCGTCACCGTCGTGGTGACCGACGAGCCGGCGGTGGCCGGCCTGCCCGCGTCGCTACCGGCCGGTCGGGACGTCGCGGTCCTGGTCGCCGGGCAGGACCCGCAGCCCCGGTCGCCGCTGCGGATGCTGCCCGGCCGGTCCGGGCGGCCGCTGCCCGCGCCGCGACCGGTGCTGCCCGGCGACGCCGCGTACATGCTGTTCACCTCCGGGTCGACCGGGCGACCGAAGGGGGTGCCGATCACCCATGCCAGTCTGGCCCACTACTTCCGCCTGCTGGACCAGCGCTACGACTTCGACAGCGCCGACGTGTTCTCGCAGACGTTCGACCTGAACTTCGACTGCGCCATGTTCGACCTGTTCTGCGCCTGGGGAGCCGGAGCACAGCTGCTGCGGGTACCCGGGCAGGCCTACCGGGACCTGCCCGGCTTCCTCGCCGCTCACCAGGTGTCCGTCTGGTTCTCCACCCCCAGCAGCATCGGGCTGGTTCGTCGCCTGGGCGGCCTCGGCGCGGGCTCGCTGCCGACGCTGCGGCGCAGCTTCTTCGCCGGTGAGGCACTGCGCTGCCGGGACGCGGCACACTGGCAGGACGCGGCGGTCAACTCCACCGTGGAGAATCTGTACGGGCCGACCGAACTGACCATCACCGTCACCCGGCACCGCTACGGGGCCGGGTCGCATCAGCTGGCCGTCAACGGTGTCGTGCCGATCGGGCCACTGCACGACGGGCACCAGCAGTTGCTGGTGGACGAGGCCGGACAGCCGGTTGCCGACGAGGGGGAGCTGTGGGTGAGCGGGCCGCAACTGGCTCCCGGCTACCTCGATCCGGCCGACGGCGACGGACGCTTCGTCGTCCGCGACGGGCGGACCTGGTACCGCACCGGCGACCGGGTACGCCGCACCTCCGGCGGCGAACTGCTCTACCTCGGTCGACTCGACGCCCAGGTGCAGGTGCACGGGTGGCGGGTCGAACTCGCCGAGATCGAACACGCGGTACGCGGCTGCGTCGGCGTCGACGACGCGGCCGTCCTCGACGTCACGGTGGACGACACGACCGAGCTGGTCGTGTTCTACACCGGGCGACCGGCCGCGGTGGTCGAACTGACCCGGCAGCTGCGGCAGAGCCTGCCGCAGCGACTGGTGCCCCGGAGCTACGAACACCGCGACGAGCTGCCGCTGAATGCCAACCGCAAGGTGGACCGACCGGCGCTCCGGGCCCGGGCGAGGGAAATGGTGACCGGATTCCCCAAGCTGGCACCCGCCTGA
- a CDS encoding AMP-binding protein encodes MDDDLVHSLLDVAEAVAPTRPAVRDAVGAWTYAELHEHSHAVDAWLHDRGVGPGDRVLVQAQTTRELVAMFFGVSRRGATFVPINPATKAFHLAAVVANAEPRLVVADRANAETLRSLTRLPVHETGTVWPQVHAGAGRRLTRTATPAATDAAALIYTSGSTAAPKAVVTPHAQTTFAVRALRDALGYRPDDVVFCRFPMSWDYGLHKVLMTCAAQAEVVLAGTESDLALLDRMRQTATTVVPVVPSLAAMIVTLARRAAGPLPPVRMFTNTGAALPQPTIEQLRAAFPGARVVRQFGQTECKRISVMPPEQDRERPDSVGRPLAGTEVLILDPDGRSVPPGETGEIVVTGPHVMAGYWRSPEQTARTFRPDPRTGQIRLHTGDYGRLDEDGYLYFAGRRDEMFKRKGIRMSTVEIEAAAMDVPGVRAAVAVPPTPHRDLALCVVSDLAPHVVLRELARRLEPAKVPATCRVLDELPLNHHGKNERGKLAMILDEALS; translated from the coding sequence TTGGACGACGATCTGGTTCACTCGTTGCTGGACGTGGCCGAGGCGGTCGCCCCGACCCGGCCCGCCGTACGCGACGCGGTCGGTGCCTGGACCTACGCCGAGCTGCACGAGCACAGCCACGCGGTCGACGCCTGGCTGCACGACCGGGGGGTGGGCCCCGGTGACCGGGTGCTGGTGCAGGCCCAGACCACCCGCGAGCTGGTCGCGATGTTCTTCGGGGTCTCCCGGCGCGGCGCGACCTTCGTTCCGATCAATCCCGCGACGAAGGCGTTCCACCTCGCGGCGGTGGTCGCCAACGCCGAACCCCGCCTGGTGGTCGCCGACCGGGCCAACGCCGAGACGCTGCGCTCGCTCACCCGGCTGCCGGTGCACGAGACCGGGACGGTGTGGCCACAGGTGCACGCAGGTGCCGGGCGACGGCTCACCCGTACGGCGACGCCGGCGGCCACCGACGCGGCCGCCCTGATCTACACCTCCGGCAGCACCGCCGCGCCCAAGGCAGTCGTCACCCCGCATGCCCAGACCACGTTCGCCGTACGGGCGTTGCGCGACGCGCTCGGCTACCGCCCGGACGACGTGGTGTTCTGCCGCTTCCCGATGTCCTGGGACTACGGGCTGCACAAGGTGCTGATGACCTGTGCGGCGCAGGCCGAGGTGGTGCTCGCCGGCACCGAGTCGGACCTGGCGTTGCTCGACCGGATGCGGCAGACCGCCACGACCGTGGTTCCGGTGGTGCCGTCACTCGCCGCCATGATCGTCACGCTGGCCCGGCGCGCCGCCGGACCGCTGCCGCCGGTGCGGATGTTCACCAACACCGGCGCCGCGCTGCCGCAGCCGACGATCGAGCAGCTCCGCGCGGCCTTCCCCGGTGCCCGGGTGGTCCGCCAGTTCGGCCAGACCGAGTGCAAGCGCATCTCGGTGATGCCCCCGGAACAGGACCGGGAACGCCCCGACTCGGTGGGGCGCCCGCTCGCCGGCACCGAGGTGCTGATCCTCGACCCGGACGGGCGGAGCGTGCCGCCCGGTGAGACCGGCGAGATCGTGGTCACCGGCCCGCACGTCATGGCCGGCTACTGGCGGTCGCCGGAGCAGACTGCCCGGACGTTCCGGCCGGACCCGCGCACTGGGCAAATCCGGCTGCACACCGGCGACTACGGCCGTCTCGACGAGGACGGCTACCTCTACTTCGCCGGCCGGCGCGACGAGATGTTCAAGCGCAAGGGGATTCGGATGAGCACAGTGGAGATCGAAGCCGCCGCGATGGACGTTCCGGGCGTGCGGGCGGCCGTCGCGGTGCCGCCCACCCCGCACCGCGACCTCGCCCTCTGCGTGGTCTCCGATCTGGCCCCGCACGTGGTGCTCCGGGAACTGGCCCGGCGGCTGGAGCCGGCGAAGGTGCCGGCGACCTGCCGGGTGCTCGACGAACTGCCGCTGAACCACCACGGCAAGAACGAGAGAGGGAAGCTCGCCATGATCCTGGACGAGGCGCTGTCGTGA
- a CDS encoding type III PLP-dependent enzyme: protein MSTATWYVELAERYGTPLYLYDLDRIESARRDLLASLPEPIELFYAVKANPHPQVAAAVAADRVRAEISSTGELAVALAAGFNAGHCLYTGPGKTTGELTEAIGRGVRTFSVESPGDLRRIGTVASRHGVVARCLLRINSVTARASTSIRMTGAPSQFGIDSETLPDLLPELREVAGTDIVGAHFFPLSNARDEASLISEFQHTVTLAAQLHDELGLPVRLLDIGGGFAAPYAVPGSRPRYDKVRVELENALDASFAGWRHGTPGVACESGRYLVGDSGTLLCSVVNLKTSRGRRFVILDGGINTFGGMSGLGRLLPVAVQLDEDAPAGTASLVGPLCTPGDVLGRDVDVPELAPGDVVAIPNAGAYGPTASLLAFLGRPAPVEVVVRGRRVVSVSRLEYHRDHGPWT, encoded by the coding sequence GTGAGCACGGCCACCTGGTACGTGGAACTTGCCGAGCGGTACGGCACCCCGCTGTACCTCTACGACCTGGACCGGATCGAGTCCGCCCGGCGGGACCTGCTGGCCAGCCTGCCCGAACCGATCGAGCTGTTCTACGCGGTCAAGGCCAACCCGCACCCGCAGGTGGCCGCAGCGGTCGCCGCGGACCGGGTCCGCGCGGAGATCAGCTCCACCGGCGAGCTGGCGGTCGCCCTCGCCGCCGGCTTCAACGCCGGGCACTGCCTCTACACCGGACCGGGCAAGACCACCGGTGAGCTGACCGAGGCTATCGGCCGGGGCGTGCGGACGTTCTCGGTGGAATCTCCCGGCGACCTCCGGCGCATCGGTACGGTGGCCAGCCGGCACGGCGTGGTCGCCCGGTGCCTGCTACGCATCAACAGCGTCACCGCGCGGGCGTCGACGAGTATCCGGATGACCGGGGCGCCGTCGCAGTTCGGTATCGACAGCGAGACCCTGCCCGACCTGCTGCCCGAGCTGCGCGAGGTGGCCGGCACCGACATCGTCGGTGCCCACTTCTTCCCGCTGAGCAACGCCCGTGACGAGGCGAGCCTGATCAGCGAGTTCCAGCACACCGTCACCCTCGCGGCGCAACTGCACGACGAACTCGGCCTGCCGGTGCGGCTGCTGGACATCGGTGGCGGCTTCGCCGCGCCGTACGCGGTGCCGGGCAGCCGCCCGAGGTACGACAAGGTGCGCGTCGAGCTGGAGAACGCGCTCGATGCCAGCTTCGCCGGCTGGCGCCACGGTACGCCGGGCGTCGCCTGCGAGTCCGGGCGCTACCTCGTCGGGGACAGTGGCACCCTGCTCTGCTCGGTGGTCAACCTCAAGACGAGCCGGGGCCGGCGGTTCGTGATCCTCGACGGCGGAATCAACACCTTCGGCGGCATGTCCGGGCTGGGCCGGCTGCTACCGGTGGCGGTCCAGCTCGACGAGGACGCCCCGGCCGGTACCGCGAGTCTGGTCGGGCCGCTGTGCACCCCGGGCGACGTGCTCGGCCGCGACGTCGACGTGCCGGAGCTCGCCCCCGGCGACGTGGTGGCGATCCCGAACGCGGGTGCGTACGGGCCGACAGCCAGCCTGCTGGCCTTCCTGGGCCGACCGGCCCCGGTCGAGGTGGTCGTCCGGGGCCGCCGGGTCGTTTCCGTGTCGCGCCTGGAATACCACCGTGACCACGGCCCGTGGACATGA
- a CDS encoding cobalamin-dependent protein (Presence of a B(12) (cobalamin)-binding domain implies dependence on cobalamin itself, in one of its several forms, or in some unusual lineages, dependence on a cobalamin-like analog.), whose amino-acid sequence MNPAGRVRQATRPGPPTVLVSGLSSDAHTWNLVFLELLLAELGYRVTNLGACVPDELLVRECLDRAPELLVLSSVNGHGHLDGARVVRRLRGLPSLAGLPIVIGGKLGVAGGLTAAQRDELVRAGCDGVFEENAETVTAFRRFLDTLPVRAIR is encoded by the coding sequence ATGAACCCGGCCGGCCGGGTACGCCAGGCCACCCGGCCCGGACCTCCGACGGTGCTCGTCAGCGGGCTCTCCTCGGACGCGCACACCTGGAATCTGGTCTTCCTGGAGCTGCTGCTCGCCGAGCTCGGGTACCGGGTGACCAACCTCGGGGCGTGCGTGCCCGACGAACTTCTCGTCCGCGAGTGCCTGGACCGGGCACCCGAGCTGCTCGTGCTGAGCAGCGTCAACGGGCACGGCCACCTCGACGGGGCGCGGGTGGTCCGCCGGCTGCGCGGTCTGCCGTCACTGGCGGGCCTGCCGATCGTGATCGGCGGCAAGCTCGGGGTGGCCGGCGGGCTGACCGCCGCGCAGCGCGACGAGCTGGTCCGGGCCGGCTGCGACGGGGTGTTCGAGGAGAACGCCGAGACCGTCACCGCGTTCCGCCGGTTCCTCGACACGCTGCCCGTCCGGGCGATCCGGTGA
- a CDS encoding methylaspartate mutase: MGLGEFVRAAWAAGNLVVQPRMGFGSPESMRSGLRATKAVPATTVGTITLDSYTRVGDLAAAERAVLAGADLNGYPIVSHPVHVTRAVLDGVRDSGFPVQLRHGSATPQHIFAALIAAGLDATEGGPVSYCLPYGRVPLEESVRSWAQCCEFFAHLREHAPVEPNLETFGGCMLGQLCPPSQLVALSVLEAMFFRQYGVRSVAVSYAQQTNPRQDEEAIFALRRLCAELLDDIDWHVVVYTYMGVYPTTPWGARRLLAEAVALARATGSERLIVKTVVESQRIPTIAENVDALEFAGAAARTRPAPRPGVDPAADSQTYQEARAMVEAISDLDGDLGRALLHSFKRGYLDIPYCLHPDNLGRTRSYLDVDGALRWADTGLLPIGHLVPRRQRRQVSSAGLLDALGYVRRKYDTAGSELR; this comes from the coding sequence ATCGGCCTCGGCGAGTTCGTCCGCGCCGCGTGGGCCGCCGGGAACCTGGTGGTGCAGCCGAGGATGGGCTTCGGTAGCCCGGAGTCGATGCGCAGCGGGTTGCGGGCCACCAAGGCCGTGCCGGCGACCACCGTGGGCACGATCACCCTGGACAGTTACACCCGGGTCGGTGACCTCGCCGCCGCCGAGCGGGCCGTCCTCGCCGGCGCGGATCTCAACGGCTACCCCATCGTCAGTCATCCGGTGCACGTGACCCGGGCCGTTCTCGACGGGGTACGCGACAGCGGGTTCCCGGTCCAGCTGCGCCACGGCTCGGCGACTCCGCAGCACATCTTCGCCGCGCTGATCGCCGCCGGCCTGGACGCCACCGAAGGCGGACCGGTCTCATACTGTCTGCCGTACGGACGGGTGCCGCTGGAAGAGTCCGTGCGTAGTTGGGCACAGTGCTGTGAGTTCTTCGCCCACCTGCGCGAGCACGCGCCGGTCGAGCCCAACCTGGAGACGTTCGGCGGTTGCATGCTCGGTCAGCTGTGCCCACCCAGCCAACTGGTGGCGCTCAGCGTGCTGGAGGCGATGTTCTTCCGCCAGTACGGGGTACGCAGCGTGGCGGTCAGCTACGCCCAGCAGACGAACCCGCGCCAGGACGAGGAGGCAATCTTCGCGTTGCGCCGGCTCTGCGCCGAGCTGCTCGACGACATCGACTGGCACGTGGTCGTCTACACGTACATGGGGGTGTACCCGACCACGCCGTGGGGTGCGCGGCGGCTGCTCGCCGAAGCCGTGGCGCTGGCCCGGGCCACCGGGTCCGAGCGGCTGATCGTCAAGACGGTCGTGGAGTCGCAGCGGATCCCGACCATCGCCGAGAACGTCGACGCGCTCGAATTCGCCGGTGCCGCCGCCCGCACCCGACCCGCACCGCGGCCGGGTGTCGACCCGGCCGCCGACTCGCAGACCTACCAGGAGGCGCGCGCCATGGTGGAGGCGATCAGCGACCTCGACGGCGACCTCGGTCGTGCGTTGCTGCACAGCTTCAAACGCGGCTACCTGGACATCCCGTACTGCCTGCATCCGGACAACCTCGGCCGGACCCGCAGCTACCTGGACGTGGACGGGGCCCTGAGGTGGGCGGACACCGGGCTGCTTCCGATCGGTCATCTGGTGCCACGCCGGCAGCGGCGGCAGGTGAGCTCGGCCGGGCTGCTGGACGCGCTCGGCTACGTGCGACGCAAGTACGACACGGCAGGAAGTGAGTTGCGATGA
- a CDS encoding cytochrome P450, whose translation MTAVDRQVRRYPFPMQRTEVSPMYATLRRSEPVSRVQLPYGEPAWLATRHRDVRTVLSDPRFSRAVAQGLDQPRMRVENMNDGIMGMDPPDHTRLRRLAMKAFTARRVEKMRVTVERITTELLDAMVAGGQPADLVTHFARPLPVTVICGLLGVPFEDYPKFTRWTEAFTNDESASTGVLATVGPEMDAYFAELVAQRRRRPTDDLLGALVRARDDGDKLTETELIDLAGAGLLTAGTETVSCGLPSFVYTLLRHPQALARLRAEPDLMPSAVEELLRFVPINTAAMFARYALEDVELSGVTVRAGEPVLPSLAAANRDPDVFTDPDRLDLTRATNPHVTFGYGPHLCIGAQLARLELQVALRALLDRFPRLDVTDDLEWKFGVIVRGPATLPITW comes from the coding sequence ATGACGGCAGTCGACCGGCAGGTCCGCCGGTATCCGTTCCCGATGCAGCGCACCGAGGTGTCGCCGATGTACGCGACACTGCGCCGCAGCGAACCCGTCAGCCGGGTGCAGCTGCCCTACGGTGAGCCGGCCTGGTTGGCCACCCGGCACCGGGACGTCAGGACCGTACTGTCCGATCCGCGGTTCAGCCGTGCCGTCGCACAGGGCCTCGACCAGCCACGGATGCGGGTCGAGAACATGAACGACGGCATCATGGGGATGGACCCGCCGGACCACACGCGACTGCGCCGGCTGGCGATGAAGGCGTTCACCGCCCGGCGGGTCGAGAAGATGCGCGTCACTGTCGAGCGGATCACCACCGAGCTGCTGGACGCGATGGTGGCCGGCGGCCAGCCGGCCGACCTGGTGACGCACTTCGCGCGGCCGTTGCCGGTGACCGTCATCTGCGGGTTGCTCGGGGTGCCCTTCGAGGACTATCCGAAGTTCACCCGTTGGACCGAGGCGTTCACCAACGACGAGTCGGCGTCGACCGGTGTTCTCGCCACGGTCGGCCCGGAGATGGACGCCTACTTCGCCGAGCTGGTCGCCCAGCGTCGTCGGCGGCCTACCGACGACCTGCTGGGCGCCCTGGTCCGGGCCCGCGACGACGGTGACAAGCTGACCGAGACCGAGCTGATCGACCTGGCCGGTGCCGGCCTGCTCACCGCCGGCACCGAGACGGTCTCCTGCGGACTGCCGAGCTTCGTCTACACGCTGCTGCGGCATCCGCAGGCGCTGGCGCGGCTGCGCGCCGAGCCGGACCTGATGCCGTCGGCGGTCGAGGAGCTGCTGCGGTTCGTGCCGATCAACACGGCGGCGATGTTCGCCCGCTACGCGCTGGAGGACGTGGAGCTGTCCGGTGTCACGGTACGCGCCGGTGAACCCGTCCTGCCGTCGTTGGCGGCGGCCAACCGTGACCCGGACGTGTTCACGGATCCGGACCGCCTCGACCTGACCCGGGCGACGAACCCGCACGTGACATTCGGCTACGGGCCACATCTGTGCATCGGGGCGCAACTGGCCCGGTTGGAGTTGCAGGTCGCCCTGCGTGCCCTGCTCGACCGGTTCCCACGACTCGACGTCACCGACGATCTGGAGTGGAAGTTCGGCGTGATCGTACGCGGTCCGGCCACTCTGCCGATCACCTGGTGA